In Metopolophium dirhodum isolate CAU chromosome 7, ASM1992520v1, whole genome shotgun sequence, one genomic interval encodes:
- the LOC132949254 gene encoding leucine-rich repeat-containing protein let-4-like — protein sequence MISQVMQALTVLCALFIASASATLCPHPCKCFTTENGIQVANCTDLPDQMTTAWPQKILRIHFETDRASTVMLKNKAFKHFPRLTYLDITGGTIHYVGILAFYGLPELVELNLVGTGIRKLHRNTFTNNRKLAFLSLSKNPRLFVGPSFLVSESITELDLSECGLTTLKSVYFKSLPNLKYLFATKNQIKSLGSQFGPSGVKFVNLAHNQIEYINEDLEAYKRLKTIDLTGNPVNCTCELSEIDKKLSSRGVAFGNSITCNNTGKPLGDMFEVCSDKEMMGDDPMDIYQADHLLKIEKSEMHSFEEIDDSGSGSGSGDSEPTVVYVKTTVQTEMENEKNNTQIDEVKNNTQVEEVVFTKARVVDTFIVPKIETTSVEPITTTVEVSSKDKTDDTTILPNEEVMVHVQPSVNPLDGNSSTMRSSMDRGIVSQTIQAQAPEDEDNVQTQVAEFLKSNVYIAGTAAILLIVIVAIVYKAVCLGKSQSHSIVSSNDKSVELKDIKYEAANTEDTRDDSPASSVEENLLGDHDSDDEDDSSGPNEDDALSSSPVTNGHAQNGLLNSVMDAVKNNEAPTARTTPGGQDVPTRVIVKLCETPKASKPITINNVH from the coding sequence ATGATCTCACAAGTCATGCAAGCACTTACGGTCCTGTGTGCCTTGTTTATTGCAAGTGCATCCGCTACACTTTGCCCCCATCCATGCAAATGTTTCACCACCGAGAATGGAATACAAGTAGCTAATTGTACCGACTTACCGGATCAAATGACGACCGCATGGCCACAAAAAATTCTTCGAATTCACTTCGAAACTGATCGTGCGTCAACGGTTATGTTGAAAAACAAGGCGTTCAAACACTTCCCGCGGCTTACGTATCTAGATATTACTGGAGGCACGATACACTACGTGGGAATTTTGGCGTTTTATGGGTTACCGGAACTAGTGGAACTTAATCTTGTAGGAACGGGTATTAGAAAACTACACCGAAATACATTCACGAACAACCGGAAACTGGCATTCTTGTCATTAAGTAAAAACCCTAGACTCTTTGTGGGTCCTTCATTCCTTGTGTCCGAATCTATAACCGAGCTTGACCTATCAGAATGCGGGTTGACCACACTGAAAAGTGTGTATTTCAAAAGTTTACccaatttaaaatacttgtttGCTACGAAAAACCAGATCAAATCACTCGGTTCACAATTTGGACCTTCCGGTGTGAAGTTTGTAAACCTTGCTCACAACCAAATTGAATACATTAACGAAGACTTGGAAGCATATAAACGTTTGAAAACAATTGATCTTACCGGCAATCCAGTTAACTGCACGTGTGAACTCTcggaaattgataaaaaattatcatctaGGGGCGTGGCTTTTGGAAATTCGATAACATGTAATAATACAGGAAAACCGTTGGGTGATATGTTTGAAGTATGTTCAGACAAAGAAATGATGGGAGACGACCCCATGGACATATACCAAGCggatcatttattaaaaatcgaaaaaagtgAGATGCATTCATTTGAAGAAATTGATGATTCTGGTTCAGGTTCAGGCAGCGGTGATAGTGAACCTACGGTGGTATACGTTAAAACTACAGTACAAACTGAAatggaaaacgaaaaaaataacacacaaatTGACGAAGTCAAAAACAATACACAAGTCGAAGAAGTAGTATTTACCAAAGCTCGCGTGGTTGATACATTTATAGTTCCTAAAATCGAAACGACGTCAGTAGAACCCATTACTACCACCGTTGAAGTATCGTCCAAAGACAAAACGGACGATACTACTATACTCCCGAACGAGGAAGTAATGGTTCACGTTCAACCTTCGGTCAATCCACTCGATGGAAATTCATCCACCATGCGATCCAGCATGGACCGTGGAATTGTCTCTCAGACGATACAAGCGCAAGCGCCAGAAGACGAAGACAATGTCCAGACCCAGGTTGCCGAGTTCCTAAAGTCTAATGTCTATATAGCTGGAACAGCGGCCATATTGCTAATAGTCATCGTAGCTATCGTGTACAAGGCCGTGTGTTTGGGAAAATCCCAGAGTCACAGTATTGTGTCCAGCAATGATAAGTCCGTCGAGCTCAAAGATATAAAATACGAAGCAGCCAACACGGAGGATACACGTGACGATTCGCCGGCTAGTTCGGTGGAAGAGAACCTGCTGGGAGACCACGATAGTGATGACGAAGACGACAGTAGCGGCCCCAACGAAGACGATGCATTGTCTTCGTCACCGGTAACCAATGGTCACGCTCAAAACGGTTTGTTGAACAGCGTCATGGATGCGGTGAAAAATAACGAGGCGCCCACAGCGAGGACTACACCCGGCGGCCAAGACGTTCCTACCAGAGTGATAGTGAAATTGTGTGAAACTCCAAAAGCCTCCAAGCCAATAACAATCAATAACGTCCATTAA